CTGTTCGCTTTTCCTGGAattccccccccgccccttaTCTATCTCTGCCTGCTCAAATCTCATCCATGCCTCCAGCTTCTCCACATATGGAAGCTCCCTTGTCTCTACAGCTGGGGCaggctctcttcctcctctggggtttccCAGGAACCTCTCCTAGGATGTGAACCCCTGGAGGACAGTGTTGTCTCATCTTCTTCCAGCCCCATAGCGTGCACAGCAAAGAGATGTGGAATGAGCAAATGAGCACAAAACCTAAGCATTTGTTTGgtcagtatttactgagcacctactatgtacccaGCTCCTGCTAGGCATTCAGGATACAACGGTGAAAAGGcaagagtgggatccctgggtggagcagcgggttagcgcctgccttcggcccagggcgtgatcctggagacccgggatcaaatcccacatcgggctcttggtgcatggagcctgcttctccctctgcctatgtctctgcctctctctctctctgtgactatcataaataaataaaaaattaaaaaaaatgtttaaaaaaaaaaaggcaagagtgTCTGACCTGTGGAGTGTAGACAGCCCATGCTCTAGAATGTGCTGAAGATTAGCCACCGCTCTATtcatctcctccctgcccctcacccagcaTACCAATGGTTGCTCATTGGCATGTGTCCAGGGAATGCAGACCCATATACATACAACACTGGCCTAGGCTGAAGATTCTTCAGCAGCCCAGATGGAACTAGCACTTTGTAGTTGTGTCTTCCACTAGTCCAGGCCTGCTTGTCTTTAGGATGCATCAGACGTCATGCCCATTCACCTGCTTGGGGACCACTCCCTTCCTGCAGGGCCCAACCCCCTCTCTGTTGCCCCCAGGACTGGGCAGCTTGTAGTCTCCAAGTGTTGTAGGGGCTGAAAGGTCAGGGAGCCTGGCTGATCCTCAGGAGCCGTCAGCTCTGACTGTGATGGATAACCGAGTGGCTTCTCTTCATGGAGAAGGGGTGGGAGAAGAAGAGGAGTgggcggaggaggaggaaagtTCCCAGGTTAGACCTTCTACTCCTGGTCTCCATGGGTCCACAGATCCCAGCACGCAGACATGCTACCACCCCTGGGGTGGTATCCGCACATTTACCAACCACATAGCACTATCCTGCTCTGTCACAAAGGACACTAGCTGATGGGCTGGAGGAGGATCCTGGGGGTTCCATGCAGATAACAGACATTGCCCTTTTAATCACTGAATTCTGAGGTGAGCCCGGGATtccaggagaggagcaggagcagctggggcagcaggggtgaGTCACCCAGGGAGTCTGGAGAGTGGCTATTTACCTACTAGaatagaagtatttttaataCTTACCTTAAATATTTCAATGGCTACTCTGACAGTGTCAGTGCATTCCAGCCTTGCCAGCCCTACTACCAACCGTGGTGCCCGTGTGATCACATCAAATCCAATTTAACACCAcatattttattgatgtttttttATCAACAATACAGGGCCATGTATACAAATGCTACCCCAGTTCCACACCGGGCAAcctccccaccatcaccacccactGTCAGGAGTCAACCCCCGCAggtctctcttttatttctttttcccatgtCAAGCCTCACAGTGCTCAGCCTCCAGGAGGCTGGGAATGGCATGGCTAGCTTCCAAGCTTGAGTTTGGGTTGGGAGAGAGCCAAGGCCTGGATTGCCCAGgacctctcttcccttcccttccactccCACTGTTTAAGTATGGACAGAACTGGGGGTGAAGATGCTCCCCAATGACtcctccagccagccagcctgggCTCCTCTTCAGCCTTCTCTGCAAATATCCTTCCCCTCCAAGTGACCTGCCCTGCTGACACCAACATGGCAGAAGAATCATTTTTCAAGGGGTGGGAGTCAGTGCATGGGGGCAGTGACAAGATGCCCCTGACAGCAGAGATCTTGTTGCCTTGTtcatcaatttttgtttgtttctttgtttcaagtttttatttaaattccagttagttaacaccaagtgtaatattagtttcagaagtagaggttagtgattcatcacttacatataacacccagtgctcatcacaacaagtgtgtCTTGTTCATCATTGTATACCAGTGCCTGGAAGAGACTTGGCATAtagttggcactcaataaatatatgtaggatggatggatggatgaatgaatgaataaatagatatggGAGGGAGTGTGAGCCAGTGATGCTATTACCACATTAGCCCTATAGGGGGCATGAAGGCAGGACCAAAGTAAAGTCCTCCCCAACTCTGCTCAAGATCTCAGGGTGTTGTGTGGCGACGCTTGGGGTTGCTGTGGCCACCAGTTGGACCCTGTAGGCTGTGGACTTCAGCCCTGCTGCCTGCATGGATGGCAGACTGACTTTGGTATACAGTCAGAAGGGGCACTTGTGTTGTCCCCACTCCTGAATATTTCCCAGAGATTCGATCCTCTGGGTCCTAGAACATACAGCAGTGTCCCCATCCAACCAATTAGATAAGCAGAGATGGTCTCACAGCTGCACCCCTACATTTTGGTCTTCCCCATTCCCAAGCTTCAACTCTCCCAACCTCACCTCTCAGAGCTGAGCATGACCTTACAGctcttcccacccctgcccccacctgccccgaCACTGCTCCATCTCCCTTTCCTCAAATGCCAACCTCCTCAACCAGCATTAATACCTAGGTTGTCCTGTCTATCCAGAGACTCCCTCTTCAGTGGTTAAGTAGGATCCTGAAAGTTTGCATCATGATTTTCAGGCTTCTCCATGCCTGCTCCCCCCTTCCTGAAAGCAAATAATTCACAGGCATCTCTACAGATCTTGCCTCTGGACCAGGCAATCACAAAGAGGACACCAGAATCTTGGGGGTGGGAAAGGATCTTCCCTTTCTTGACCCTATGCAGAAATTCTTTCCATGGCATGCCTGCCAGATGACTGGCCAGTCCCTGCTGGAATACCTCCAGTGGGGCACTCTTTACCTCCCCAGGCAGCCATTCAAACACTGAACAGCTTTAGCTGCTAGaatgtccttcagaaatgaaccCACTCGCTCTTCTCATTCTTGTTCCTCAAATATCCCACTGCCCAACCTCTGTGtggcctctccccttccctcccctaagCATTCTGTTTTCACAACAAAactcctcctcttcatctctctctctctctctcacacacacacacactcacacacacacacacacacatccccttcGGTATGGTTATGCAGTCTCATGCTTCTCTCATTTATCagtacttctttccttcttccttgcctCCCCAGAACCTAGAAAAGACCCAGAGGCTAGAGATCAAGAAGGGAAAGCTGGAAGAGTGCCAGGGAAAGGAAGCATCCAGGCAGGTCCCAGATTGGGCTGGGGTGGCTAGCTGGGGCAGGCTGGGCAGGGGACAGCACCTAGAAATCCCTGGCCATTGGCTGCTGTCTCCCAGAGAAAAGGCCTTGGCACTTGGCGTTGGAGCAGTAAACTACTGAGTTTCCCTTCCACTGCTCACAGTTCCACAGGGAGGATAAGAACACACCCCTCCTTTCTCACCTCACTAGCAGTTGGCAGAGCCAACTTGGCTACCTCTTACACATGataactttaaacatttttgccAGCCTCTAGGCCCCAGAGAGCATCCTACCAACAGCAAGAATCCACTCTCCAATCCTAACATGGGTCTGAGAGAAGAGCTCTAGCTGATAGCAGTGATGACATGAGACATAGGAAAGGGTGGATGaaccaggcagagggggaaagcagGGGCCTCCTGACAGTTGGCTGGCTCCTGGGAGCCTAGcaatggcggggggtgggggtgaggtgagGCATTTTTCCTGCTTGCCACGATCCACCAGCCAACACTGTTCTCTTACATGCCACAGACCAGGGGCAGATGCTAGAACCTTACCAGCTCAAGGTTGTATCAGGTCATGGGTGGAGACAAAAGTGCCATGATCTTATGTTCAGGAGgagtcaacacacacacacacacacacacacacacacacacacacacacggaaatgATGGGAATGCCTGCTACTTGTCGCGCTGCTTGGAGCTCTCACCTCCAACATTGAACATGGGGACCAGCAGGCCCAGCAGCCACCTCTTGCCGAAGACCTCCTGTAAGTTCTTGCGCCAGGGCCGGGCCCTCACCGCCACCCCCTTCCGCACCTGGTGGCGGGTCTGTCCCCGGAGGATCAACAGCAGCTGATGGCAGCAGAAGCCGGCGCAGGCCAGGCCGATGGCAAACCAGAGGTAGAGCATGAGGATGACAAACATTTCAGAACCGAGGACAGCTCctgcgggggggggaggggggacacacCAGAATCGCTTTACACCCAGGCCACGTACTCAACTGCGACCCGTTCCGCTAGGGAGAGCGGGAGATTAACGGGACTGAAGCTGTATTTTGTAGCAATCTCCGCGCTGCAGCGAGGGACAGGAAGGATGAACTAGTTGACCTAAGTTTTTTCGTGGTGCGGATGGCCcctgaggggagaagggaggactGGGGGCGGTgagcagaagaaaaggaagcttCTCTGGGCAGTGCCTAGCCGCTAATGTTTCCTCAGAGTCTGAGACGCCCGCCAaatccctctgccttctctttgtggTCTGGAGACAGGGAGATGTTTTCTCAGGAGGTGAGGGGGGTGAGCTGAGGATGCTAGAGAGGGAGCTGGCTCCCGGGGCAGTTGCCTTGACTGCAGCGCCATCTTCCTATGGAGCTGAGAGCACTGGCTGGGAGGTCTCCAGAAAGTGACAGCATGATGGAGAACAGGGCCTAGTCATCAAGAAGAATAAGTCACAAGCTCCAGGGGCAGCGCAGAGCGTTGAGTTAGAGAATAATTCAGTCATTAATGTTAACAAGAGGACAGTGTGGCCACTAGAGCATTTGGCCAGAGCTGTCCTGCCTGTCAGAACCTGCTAAGGCTGGAAGAGGTCCCCAAGGTCATCAGTCCGGCTCCCTGCCTTGGGCAGGACCTCTCCAAACCCCTCCAAACCGGCacttttattattgcttttaaacCCACTGAGTAAGAGATCCCGCACCCTTCTTCAGATCTGGGGTGGTCAGTCCATGCTAGTTTGAATCTCTCAGCTCTGTGGTCTCATACACACTTCTGAATCTCTCTTAGTTGCAgttttgctcatctgtaaagtgggtagAATAAGAAGGATTCCATAGGATTCTAGTAATCCCTGCATGACTCAGGGAAATGATGTACAATGTGGCTAGCGTTCTGGTTCATACTCAGTGCGATGCTCCCTGCTGAGGGTCATTCACAGATGAGACTACATCCAAGAAGGGCTCACATTTAACTCTTAAGACCATCaagctttctccttctttccaggACTTGAAGACTGGATAAGCTGCAGCCTTGGCAGCCATGGTAGAGACCCCCAGCTTAACTTGCCCAGCGGGAGGGTGGTGGTCCACCAGGGAACTCAAAAGCCCTCCTTAGCCCCTCTCTCCCTGCATGACAAATCTACCACCACCCCTTCCAATGAGATGAAGTTTCCTGCTCCAGAGACATCACCTTCCAACCTATTCTGCCTCTGTGAATCTCAACCAAATCCCTCTTCTCTAGCAtcccctgaccccaccccacctcctccctggtcTCTCCAGGCCCCTCAAGGGTTTGGCTTTTACAACTTGTCCAATCTGAGCAGCGGTGGACTCAGCAGCCAGGAGGATATGGACCAGATTCAGGTTTTCTCATTAGCAGCCTCCTTTTGCCCCCAGCCTTGGGAGCTTTGATGGCACATTTCTCCTTGCAAAACCAGAGACAAGTAAGTCCAGCTGCCCAGGGGATGGAAAGCTCATTCCAGCTGGCGTTTTCAGCAGCCCCTCAGCTGGCATGAGGGTGGCAGTGGGACAGCTTGCATAGGGCAGTTCCATCCCTCTGACCCATTTCTTCCTTGTCAGCATAGGTTAGCTCAGGCAGCCACGTGCAGGATGAGGGATCCTGGGACTGCTCTTTGGGCTCCGGGAATGCTGACAGGCAAAGATGGCCCTCTAGCTGGGATGTGAGAACATCAGAGCTGTCAAGTGTAGGGCCTGCCTTGCAACTCAGCTGCACGGATAAACCTGGGCTGATGGAAGCTGTTTTCCATAGGCTTTTTTCTGGCACTAAATCAAGACATGCGGAAAAGACCTTGTGGCCTTTTCCTGGCCCCTTGCAGCAGCTACAAAAGGCTATTCTGGGGACCTGCTTTCCCTTGAAGTGTTTGAAGTTGCTCAGCCTGGCTGCCTCAGCTcctttgaattatttaataatagttctgcttcttttagaaaaatcacagaattctGAAAGGCCTGAACGGTCACACGATCCAATCCTTCCACCTCTCCTTCCTACCAGGCATCTGTAACACCTTTGACAGATTGTCACCCAGCATCTTTAATAGACATCCGGGGACAagaacctccctccctcccaaagtGGCTCATTCATCAAGAAGCAGCTTCAGAGGCAGCTCCAGGGAGGCGATGCAGTGCAGCGGAAAGAGGATGAGCTAGCTCTAAGGGGCTAGCAGCCCTGAGTCTCGATCTGGGGTTAGAGTCACACTAGTCATGTTGGTTTAGAAGCAACTTAACCTTGCTGAGCCTTTGGTTCCTGAGCCTTTAAAATGGATATGATGGTACTTACCTCACAGACTTGTTGTGGGGattgaatgaaagaaaacctGCCTTGCTATGCTGGCACTTCTGACTCGGGGCAGTACCGCAGCTGCGGACAGCTCAATCTGTTAAACAGCTTGTCCCTTCCTATTGCCTCCTGTCCACCTGCCCTCCTGAGCAGATGAGAGAGGGTGTGCCCACAGCCCTTTGGGCTGAGaattagagagagaggagataggAAGGGAGAAGCCGAAGGGGTGAGTTGCAGGGAGTGAGAAGGGCTGGCCCGGGGCGGGAAGAAAGGGGCGGGAAGAAAGGTCAGCGAAGGAGGAGGATGGATAGATGGCTGAAATGGGAGAGTTGGAGATTAGAAATCTTGGCCTCCTTTCCCCGGTGGGTATGAGGAGGAGTTTGGAAAAGGGGGCGGGACTCACCCTGCTGCTGCACCAGGGATCTGGGCCCCAAGGTAGATACTGACTGGCTCtgtctacccctcccccccccccccccccccccccccccgcccagatCAAAGCAAAAgctcctcttcctttctgtcctGTCTCCAAAACCTAGCACATATGGACAAGCCTCAAGCCCAGGCTTATCTCAAATCAAACCATTTCAAGATCCTTCCTTTGGAACCATTCATTTTGATATGATGAAACTACTTGGAAAAGAAAGTGTAATCAggctctctctggctctcctcaTCCCTCCACCTGCCTGTGCTCACACTCCACCCCCTGGCCCGCCCACGTACCCACCCCCATCCTGGTTATTTTGGTCCTAGCAGTCTCCTGTGCCCATGCCAGGATCCAGAAGGCCCCAAAGCTCTGAGTTCTGGGCCGAACTCAGCCATCAGCCCTCAAGGCAACCCTACAGCTGGGATGGCTGGGGCCTTCCTACGCTTCGGAGTTCCCACTCTGATGGCGCAACAGTTCTACTCCTGCGAAGGACCAGGATGCAGTCCCAACAAAGACCAACATGATGGCTTCCCTCACAGTGGAGCAGAACTTTGTGAGTGGCCAGCCCAGGCACATCAAGACAGTCTTGGGCTCCCAATGGAAATAGCCATGTCTTTCTTTGTCCCTGAAAAGTCCATAGGTGAAGAAACGTGCTAGATTCCCTGTGCTGCTAGGGGTTGTTTCAAGACCTGGGGTTGAGGGAGGCACAGAGGCTGCTGGTTGGTAGTAGTAAGATCCTGGGCAAGCTGTTTAATCCcatctgagcctcagtgtcttcatttgAGAGATGGAGATAACAATCTCACGCACACTCATGCGTGCATGCTACCAACTATAAGAGCCAAGTCAGCTGGAGTCAAAAGCCAGGGTAGGGATGGAATGGAAGGAAATGAGGTAGGGACAAATTTCAAGTCCAGATAAAGTGGTAAGAACTGCCACCAGGTGCTAGATCCCTCTAGGCCAGGAATCAAAGAGCTCTCCCTGAGACACACCATATCAAATACAGACCCCACAGGGTGCTCAGCTGAGTGCTAGTGGGAAGGCCCACATGCCTGGCTCCTGTAAGTGTAAGAGCCTCCCTGGAGGGTCAAATCCCATGCCAGTCTCATAGCTCTGTGATGTGAACATGGAACCATTCAACATGGCACATCTCCAGCCAGGGTGCCCTTTGCTCCAAGCCATCTCTAGGCTAACAAGCAGCCTGGTAGGGACAAACACATGGGCAAGAGGGCAGGGCTTAGCCTGCTGCTGGCTTACTGTGCTTGGTTGGCAAGACCTTTGGAAGGCAAATCCTTGGGGGAATATGTGAGCAGGGCTGGAGTCTAGGCAGAGGAAGGTCATAGCATGGGCTACATGGAGGGATGGTCAGCACCCAGTCCTGTCTGGCAGAGAGTGAGTGTATTGCCTGGGTCACCAGGAGATTCTATGCGCAAATGGTTAGTGGCAAGCAAGGAGGAGACGATGAATGAGAACTGGGGGTGAAGAGCGAGGTGGCCAGGTAAAATACAGTATGCCCAGTTAACTTGAATTTCAGATAGataacagaatttttatttttttaaagatttatttactttagagagagcaccctgggtggatgggtggggggagtggcagaaggagaggatcatcaagcagactcctcactccGCACGGAACTGGAAGCAGGGCtcgctctcacaaccctgagatcacgacttgagccaaaacagAATCCGcagcttaactactgagccacccaggtgcctcgataacagaatttttaaaatctaggtaTGCCCCATGCAATAGTTAGGACATACTTATTACTAAGAAGCCATGCACTGTTCATCCGCCCTTCcgatttaactgggcatcctgtgttTTTCTTTGCTGAAGGCGGCaaacttggggtgggggtggagggtccCTGTGTGGGGCCCAACCTGCCTGCCGAGGCCCACTCACCGGAGAAGAACTGGCTgatggaggtgggaaggagcGTGAGGAAGGCCAGGGGGTGGGCGAAGGAGGTGGAAAGGGCCGCGGAGATGTAGGCCACGCCGGCCACCATGGAGTAGAGGCAGGCAAGGGAGGTGTAGAGGCAGAACAGGACGAAGTTGCGCATGTTCCTGCCGCCGATGCAGTTGCCCGTGAAGAAACAGTGATGGTCGTGCCTCAGGGTGACTCTGGCGCACACTCGGCAGAAGTGGGTGCTGGGCGGGGGGCACGGGGCCCTCCTGGCCGGGGGCCCCTGGCAGGCGTCCAGGTCTTCGGGGGAGTTCTGGATGACCAGGACGTAATTGCCCAGGGCATTGGTGGAGAGGAACAGGAAGAGCGCCCCGTGGAGCAGCGCGGGAGGGAAGAGGCGGGCGGCCGCGGGGTCCTGGCGCATGCtgggcaggaagaggaagagctgCAGCGCCAAGGTCACCAGGGAGATGCACAGGAAGTAGGCGGGGGCCACCACGTTGAGCAGCCTCAGGGCCAGCATCCTCGATTACATTCCTAAGGGGCCCAGGGTGAGAGGAAGACTCAACTGCGGTGTCCAGGGGGGTGCAGTCTGGCCGTCCCACCCCACCCAAAtccaacccccccacccctgtcccttgGATcagccctctcctctcttccctaaCCCAAGACCAAGAAGGTGTGATACCCTGACTGAAAGAGCCtctgggtgggtggggcaggCCCTACCTCGGGTGCCCGCTCCCTCGATTTCTGAACATCTGAGCGACCTCTGGGGTCAGGCACAAGGAGGGTGAGGCCAGGCCTTATTCGCTCTCTGGAGGGGATGAGGGGCATGGGGCTAGGGCTCTGCTCCTCTATGGCAGAGGAAAGGAGCCCAGGTTTGGGATTTCTCCTTCAGACCCCCTTgaaggagaaagcaaagaattTGGGGTGGACCAGAGAGAAATGACCTTTTGGAAGTCCTGCCTCACCTCCTTTTCTCTGGCCCTctgacccaccccacccccacccaatcCTGGGCAATATTCAAGGACCACACCCTTCACCCAAGGCTCTTTGGAGGTATTCCTGTGCTTGTAGgtccctggtgtgtgtgtgtgtgtgtgtgtgtgtgtgtgtgtgtgtgtgtggtggtggtggtgggtgctgAGTGGAGGGTGTTCTGCGTATGACCGTGTAAGCTGTGTGCGCCTGGCtatctgtgtttgtgtgtgcatatatctGTATTACACACGCAGCCGCTGCCacctggctttaaaaaaaaaatcaatgacaacGATCAATACATCCACGCAGGCGCTCAGGCAGCGGGTGAGCTGGGGGGCGCAGCCCCAGTACCTGTGTCAGCGGGTCCCGGTCAGCCCCAGCCCGTCTCCGTCGCTGGCTGCCCTGGCTCTTTCTTGGCAAAGAGCGTTCTCATTTGAAGCGACGAAATGTAAACCCCCCAGCGCGCCCTCCCCCCATCCTCCTGGAGCGAGAAACCCAAACAACCCCGATGGCGCCGAAACCCTTTCGGTGCCAACGAGCCCGCCCCGCGCGAGAGGGGATGCTCGGCGGCCTGTGGGCGGACCCGCAccggcacccccgcccccgccgccccccggcccctACCGCCCCGGTTCCTCCCCAGCTTCGGACGCCGCCGGGAAATGGGATCCCAGCGCCCCAGAGAACTTTTCCGGGGGCTGAGGAGTCGGCGAGCCCCGGGCGCCAAGAAAAGTTCCGGGAAGGCGGCTGCACCCCGGCCGGGCGGCGGCGACGAGGCCTCGGCGGGCGGTCCCGTGCGCGGTGGGCGGCCGGTCCTCGGGGTCCCCCCGCAGGTGCCAGGGCGCCGGGGCCTGCGGGCGGCGGGGCTGGGCGGACTCGCGGGGAGGCGGTCGCCGGGGCCCGCTGCGGGGCGCtccggggcggcggggctgcgggggcggcgCTGCCCACCCGGGGGAGCCTGGGCTCCGCGCTCGGGCGCAGCGAGTGTCTTCCCCGCGCCGGTCGCCAGGGGGGCGCGGGAGCAGCCGCCAGATGCGCCGGGGaaggcggcccggggcgggggcgggggccggggccgggcgggggccgggggcgggggcgctcggcgggcgggcgggccccGCGCCCCAGCGCCCAGCGCCGAGCCCCCCGGgcggcccgggggcgcggggagccgccGGCTCGGCGCCCGCGGCGGAGGGCGGCCCGGCCCGGAGCCCCAGCgaggcgggcggcgcgggcggccgccGGTCCCCGGCCACCGCCTCCTGGACGCCGGGGaagccgccccgcgccgccgcagAGGGCCGGGGAAGCGAACTCACCGAGCTCGGGCCGCCGACCGCAGGAGCCCTGGACGCCGGCGCTCGCCCTGCCCGAGGCTGCAAAGTTGTGGGCTCGGCCCCGCCGGCTCGCAGCCTCCGCGCGCTCCGCTCCGGGGACTGGGCAGGTAGCGGGGGTGCGGGAGGAGGGAGCGGGCAGCTGCCGCCCTCCCACTTGGGCGCCGGCGAGTGGGGGCCAGGAGGCGGCGGGGACGGCCGCTGGGCACCCCTCAACCCcgccagcccccctcccctcctgggggcGGCGCTCTGGCCACCCCTCTCCGCACCGAGGACTGGCGCCCCCCTTCCTCTCCGCGGGAGCCGGCTGGGGCGCCCcgcctgaccccccccccccgggggtcTGCATGGAGCGCTGAGGTGCACGTCCTGGCCCTcgtctgctccccccaccccccagaccctGCCTCGGAAGTGGGGGAGCCTAGGGGGGTGAGAGCTCAGCCGGCCTCGGGGCAACACCCATAAAGACCAGCGTCCTTATGCACCCAGGGGTTGAGAGCCCCAACTCTGGAGCCTGTCCGCCTGGGTCTCCATATCCGCCATTCACCGCGGTGTGATCTTCAGattccagtttcctcatctgtaacagaGATGTAAGGCTTGCATGACAACCTAGGTAAAGCCCTTAAACGGGGCCGCCCCTGGTAAGCACCATTTGAGTATGAGTTCATAATTGGTGACACTATTTGCTGGGCTCTTGTTCTGTACCAGGCAGGGTGCTAAGCCTTGAGCAGAAGTCGGCTTGGTTAACCCTCTCAAGCAGAAGTTCAGTCATCCCCCCATTGTATGGATGAGGAggttgaggcacagagaaactaAGTCGCATGGCCAGCGTCATCCCGGGAAGTGACGGAGCCTGGATTCCAACTAAGGCACAGGCTCTCGGCCTCTGTACAGCCCGAATCACCCTGAGACCCAGGGGGACCTCTGATTTGGGAGAAGGGAAGACAACAGAAGGATTTATCCAGACACAGTGCTTGAACCAGAAGCTTCTGCCTGgaaccccatccccacctccctcttccagtccttccccttcctgcctccactATTCTGAGGTGGGTACTGAGAGGCACAGGAGAaagagggccagagggcagagacacTTGGCCAGTGTGTGTCAGTGGGGAcggggaggaagcagagaaagctTTAGAGACACTGCAGGAATAATGGTGCCACCACTACCTCAATTTCCTGGGCTGTCATAGCTCACTCATCTGGCCTATTCCCATTATGTTAGGGAAGGCTAACATCATAAATAAGTGTTT
This Canis lupus familiaris isolate Mischka breed German Shepherd chromosome 8, alternate assembly UU_Cfam_GSD_1.0, whole genome shotgun sequence DNA region includes the following protein-coding sequences:
- the ZDHHC22 gene encoding palmitoyltransferase ZDHHC22 isoform X2, whose amino-acid sequence is MLALRLLNVVAPAYFLCISLVTLALQLFLFLPSMRQDPAAARLFPPALLHGALFLFLSTNALGNYVLVIQNSPEDLDACQGPPARRAPCPPPSTHFCRVCARVTLRHDHHCFFTGNCIGGRNMRNFVLFCLYTSLACLYSMVAGVAYISAALSTSFAHPLAFLTLLPTSISQFFSGAVLGSEMFVILMLYLWFAIGLACAGFCCHQLLLILRGQTRHQVRKGVAVRARPWRKNLQEVFGKRWLLGLLVPMFNVGGESSKQRDK
- the ZDHHC22 gene encoding palmitoyltransferase ZDHHC22 isoform X1, whose translation is MLALRLLNVVAPAYFLCISLVTLALQLFLFLPSMRQDPAAARLFPPALLHGALFLFLSTNALGNYVLVIQNSPEDLDACQGPPARRAPCPPPSTHFCRVCARVTLRHDHHCFFTGNCIGGRNMRNFVLFCLYTSLACLYSMVAGVAYISAALSTSFAHPLAFLTLLPTSISQFFSGAVLGSEMFVILMLYLWFAIGLACAGFCCHQLLLILRGQTRHQVRKGVAVRARPWRKNLQEVFGKRWLLGLLVPMFNVGGCHAWKNQARTDV